The Sphingosinicellaceae bacterium genome includes the window TCGTCTGGCTCAGCGCCGCGACCGAGACGCCCATCGAGGCAGCGAGATCGAAGTGCGGGCGGATCACGATCTCGGGCCGCTGCAGGTCGGCGTCGATGTGCGCGTCACGCAGTGTCGGCAGGCGGAGCATGCCCTTGACCAGTTGCTCCCCCGACTTGTGGAGCAGCAGCGGGTCATCGCCGACGAGCATGACAGTCACATCATGGCCGCCGATGCCGCCAGTCTGCGACTGGAAGTTGACGCGCGCGTCGGGCAGCTGACGCAAGGTCGGCGCCATGTCGCGCTCGAACTCGACGGTACTCAGCTTGCGCTCGGCGCGGGGCACCAGGTTGATGTTGAGGGTGGCGAAGCGGACCTCGTCGTCGCCGCCAATGGCCTCGAACACCTGCGCCACTTCGGGGCGCTTGGTAAGCAGCGCCGCGGCCTGACCGGAGACGCGCTTGACGTCCTCGAGACGTACCCCCGGAGCCATCTCGATCTGGACACTCGACTGGCCGCTGTCGACCGGCGGCTGGAAGGCGAGCGGCAGCTTCATGCCGAGGAAGATGGTCAGCGCGAACGCCAGCACGCCGCCGAGCACGGTCCACCAGCGGTGCCGGATCGACCACTTGAGAAACGCGATGTAGCGCTGCATCGACTTGCCCGCGGCATGCTCGCGCTCGCCGTGCGCCTTGAGGAAATAGGCGGCGCACAGCGGCGTCACCATCCGCGCGACGACCAGCGACATCATCACCGAGACGACAACGGTCAGGCCGAACTGCTTGAAAAACTGGCCCGAAATGCCGGGCATCAGCGCGACCGGCAGGAACACCGCGACGATCGCCATGGTGGTTGCGACGACCGCCAGCCCGATCTCGTCGGCGGCATCCATCGAGGCCTGCCACGCCGACTTGCCCATGCGCATGTGCCGGACGATGTTCTCGATCTCGACGATCGCGTCGTCGACGAGGATACCCGCCACGAGGCTGAGTGCGAGCAGGCTGAGGCCGTTCAGGGTGAAGCCCATCGCGTCCATGAAGAAGAACGCCGGGATGCACGACAGCGGGATCGCCAGCGCCGAGATCAAGGTCGCGCGCCAGTCGCGCAGGAAGATGAAGACGACGAATACCGCCAGCACCGCGCCCTCGATCAAGGCGCGGATCGCGGCCTTGTACTGGTCGCGGGTGTATTTGACGTTGTCGTCGATGAGGTCGATCTTGACCTGCGGGTTCTCCTTGGAAATCTTCGCGAGCTCGGCGATGACCTTGTCCATCGAGCCGACCTCGGAAGCGCCCTTGGCCTTCTGGATATAAAACGCGGTGACTTCGCGCCCATCGAGCCGGGCCAGCGCGCGCTGTTCAGCGGTGCCGTCCTTGATGTCGGCGACGTCGCCAAGGCGGACGATGCGGTCACCCGAGATCGCGATCTGGGTGTCTGCCAGCGCCTGCGCGGTGCGCGCGCCCCCGAGGACACGCAGCGCCTGCTCGGCCCCAGCGACCTGCGCTCGGCCACCGGCGGCGTCGAGGTTGAGGGCTCGCAGCGCCGAATTGATCTGGACCGCTGTGACCCCGTACGACTGGAGCTTGCCGGGATCGAGGTTGATGCGGATTTCGCGGCTGACGCCGCCCAGCCGGTTTACGCCGGCGACGCCCGGGATCGTCAGCAGGCGCTTGGCGATGGTGTTGTCGACAAACCAGCTGAGCTGTTCCAGCGTCATGTCGGTGGTCTTGACCGAATAGCGGCCGAGGCCGCCGTCGAAATCCTGGCGCTCGACGACCGGCTCGAGGATGCCTTCGGGCAAGTCGGAGCGAATCTTGGAGATCGCGTCGCGGACGTCGTTGACGGCGCGGTCGGTCGGGGTGCCGACGGCGAACTCGACCGAGGTACCCGAGATGCCCTCGGTCGCCCACGAGGTTATGTGCTCGACGTTG containing:
- a CDS encoding efflux RND transporter permease subunit, which translates into the protein MRNISSWSIRNPTFPIVLFLVLSFLGIVSFNRMAINNNPDISFPIVQVTVSQPGAAPTEMEKQITQRVEGAVASIGNVEHITSWATEGISGTSVEFAVGTPTDRAVNDVRDAISKIRSDLPEGILEPVVERQDFDGGLGRYSVKTTDMTLEQLSWFVDNTIAKRLLTIPGVAGVNRLGGVSREIRINLDPGKLQSYGVTAVQINSALRALNLDAAGGRAQVAGAEQALRVLGGARTAQALADTQIAISGDRIVRLGDVADIKDGTAEQRALARLDGREVTAFYIQKAKGASEVGSMDKVIAELAKISKENPQVKIDLIDDNVKYTRDQYKAAIRALIEGAVLAVFVVFIFLRDWRATLISALAIPLSCIPAFFFMDAMGFTLNGLSLLALSLVAGILVDDAIVEIENIVRHMRMGKSAWQASMDAADEIGLAVVATTMAIVAVFLPVALMPGISGQFFKQFGLTVVVSVMMSLVVARMVTPLCAAYFLKAHGEREHAAGKSMQRYIAFLKWSIRHRWWTVLGGVLAFALTIFLGMKLPLAFQPPVDSGQSSVQIEMAPGVRLEDVKRVSGQAAALLTKRPEVAQVFEAIGGDDEVRFATLNINLVPRAERKLSTVEFERDMAPTLRQLPDARVNFQSQTGGIGGHDVTVMLVGDDPLLLHKSGEQLVKGMLRLPTLRDAHIDADLQRPEIVIRPHFDLAASMGVSVAALSQTIRIATIGDVPQNLAKFSLSDRQIPIRVQLPESARGDLDTLRNLPVPTANGASVPLKVVADINFGEGAVKIRRYNQGRRIAVVADLAPGAQGGDAQKSIHELPEYKNLPQGVEEVAVGEAQWMGELLMNFLYALISGILLVFAVLVLLYRRVLPPFVNMASLFLAPLGAVIALMICGYALSMPVFIGLLMLFGIVAKNSILLIDFAIEEMRLGIDRVDAILDAGRKRAQPIVMTSVAMIAGMLPVALALGGDGSWRQPMGVAVIGGIALSTVLTLIIVPAAFTIADDIEKWLAPRFGKWFTNGGEGRVPPPRTVELPAE